In Fusarium oxysporum Fo47 chromosome VII, complete sequence, the following proteins share a genomic window:
- a CDS encoding uncharacterized protein (expressed protein) has protein sequence MPAISNTTSALPNTNNQDSNHTLPGWLLVIAMPLLVVMVLFLICIPRLYELARYGRNARTEGSSSYPGPASIQSTGTEARDLPHLDDIAPSKTTKEMRRELADGAHVSWAMLTSDITCSICLQVIQDTDMVRRLACEHTFHSECIATWYLAKHDTCPICAFHFVSPKPMLQRPSQVHV, from the exons ATGCCTGCAATAAGCAATACCACTTCCGCTCTTCCGAACACTAATAACCAGGATTCAAACCATACACTACCGGGATGGCTCCTAGTCATAGCAATGCCACTTTTGGTTGTGATGGTTTTGTTTCTTATATGTATTCCCAG ATTATACGAGTTGGCGAGATATGGCAGGAATGCACGCACAGAAGGGTCTAGCAGCTACCCGGGACCTGCATCGATACAATCCACCGGCACTGAAGCCAGAGATTTGCCTCATCTAGATGATATTGCTCCCTCAAAAACAACCAAAGAGATGAGGCGTGAGCTTGCAGACGGAGCGCACGTCTCTTGGGCGATGCTGACTTCGGACATTACATG TTCCATCTGCCTACAGGTTATTCAGGATACTGATATGGTTCGTCGCCTGGCGTGTGAGCATACTTTCCACTCAGAGTGTATTGCTACCTGGTACCTTGCGAAACATGATACATGCCCCATATGTGCATTTCATTTTGTATCGCCTAAGCCTATGCTGCAGAGACCAAGCCAAGTGCATGTATAA